CGGTCTGGGCCAGGCGCTTGTCCATCACCCCGTGCAGGCGGCGCACTTCGCTGTCGTAGCGCTCGATCGCGTACGGGATCTTCTCCGGTGCGTACACGTTGAAGTGGCCCATCTGGCCGCTCATCGGGCCCAGGCCAGCCATCTGCCAGAACAGCCATTCCAGCGTGGTCACACGGCCGCGCGGGTCACTGGGCAGGAACCGGCCGGTCTTCTCGGCCAGGTACAGCAGGATGGCGCCGGATTCGAACACGCTCTGCGGGGCGCCGCCATCGGCCGGGGCCTGGTCGACAATGGCCGGCATCTTGTTGTTGGGCGAGATGGCGAGGAATTCCGGCTTGAACTGGTCGCCCGAACCGATGTTGACCGGGTGGATGCGGTACTCCAGGCCGGTTTCCTCCAGCAGCAGGGTCACTTTGTGGCCGTTCGGGGTAGGCCAGTAATACAGGTCGATCATGGCGTCGGCTCGGGGTGCGGAAAGGAACCTGAAGTCTAGTGCGTGAGTTGGGTTGGCACCGTCATGGCGGG
This genomic interval from Stenotrophomonas sp. 57 contains the following:
- a CDS encoding glutathione binding-like protein: MIDLYYWPTPNGHKVTLLLEETGLEYRIHPVNIGSGDQFKPEFLAISPNNKMPAIVDQAPADGGAPQSVFESGAILLYLAEKTGRFLPSDPRGRVTTLEWLFWQMAGLGPMSGQMGHFNVYAPEKIPYAIERYDSEVRRLHGVMDKRLAQTAFLAGDDYTIADMASYPWIGAYDKLPVDFTAFPNLKRWHEAIAARPATQRAYALRQQVNPNAGKPLSDEERKHLFGNR